The DNA region CGTCAGGACGGTCGGAGCGGGCCGTCAGCGTGGTCTTGAAGCCCTTCGGCTGACCGCACTTGGTCAGGTGCTCCTTCGCCTTGGCGATGTCACCCTTGTTGCCCGCGGACGGGTACAGGTCGAACTTCTTGTACCCGGCGACGGTCGGCGGGATGAGCGTGGTGGCCGGGTCGCCCTTGACCGAGCCACCGATGGAGTCGATCAGGCTCTGCTTGTCCACGGCGTACTGGACGGCCTTGCGGCACTCGACGTTGTCGAACGGCTTCACCTTGACGTTCAGCGCCATGTACTGCAGGACACCGGCGTACGGGTTGTCCGTCTTCGCCTTCTCGGCGGCCTTGACCAGGACCTTGGGCTGGGTCTTGGACTGCAGACCCGTTCCCTCGATGCCGGCGCTGATCTCGTCGTTGAGCAGGTGGTCGTCGATCGTCGTCGCGTTGACGTTGAACTTGAGCTCGATCTTGTCCGGCAGCGCCTTGCGGATCGGGTCCGTCTTGGCGTCCCACTGCGGGTTGCGGACCAGCGTCGCACCCTTGCTCTCGTCGTACGCCGAGAACTTGTACGGGCCCGAGGAGACCATCTTCTGGACGTAGGCGGCACCCTTGTCGGCCTTCTGCGGGACCGGAGCGGTCTGCGAGAAGGCGGCGAGGTAGTCCATGTCCGCGAACGGCTTGCTCAGCTTGAAGACGATCGTGTAGTCGTCCGGGGTCTCGATGGACTTGAGGCCCTCGGGGGACTTGTCCTTGTACGGGCCCTTGTACTTGTCGCCGCCGTCGAGGTACGCCTTGAAGTACGTCGGGCCGTTGGACAGGGCCTCCGGCGCGAAGTTGGAGCGCTCGACGGCGTACTTGACGTCCTTCGAGGTGATCTCGGTGCCGTCCTCGAACTTCACGCCCTTGCGGAGCGTGTACGTCCAGGTCTTGGCGTCCGCGCTGGCCTTGCCGAGGCCGGTGGCGAGGTCGGGAACGACCTCCAGGCCCTCCTTGCCGGCGGCCGGCTTGAAGGTCACCAGGGAACGGGCGTACAGGCGGGAGAAGTTCTGCACCCAGCCGTAGTACGTGTTGCCCGGGTCCAGGGAGTCCGGGCCACTGGCGTGCTCGTACGTGACCG from Streptomyces sp. B1I3 includes:
- a CDS encoding ABC transporter substrate-binding protein, encoding MQNRKTAAAIAVAVAVSLGASACSGSDSGSDGSKGAGGNAKADAGLTSIVNATDKKGGTVTYEHASGPDSLDPGNTYYGWVQNFSRLYARSLVTFKPAAGKEGLEVVPDLATGLGKASADAKTWTYTLRKGVKFEDGTEITSKDVKYAVERSNFAPEALSNGPTYFKAYLDGGDKYKGPYKDKSPEGLKSIETPDDYTIVFKLSKPFADMDYLAAFSQTAPVPQKADKGAAYVQKMVSSGPYKFSAYDESKGATLVRNPQWDAKTDPIRKALPDKIELKFNVNATTIDDHLLNDEISAGIEGTGLQSKTQPKVLVKAAEKAKTDNPYAGVLQYMALNVKVKPFDNVECRKAVQYAVDKQSLIDSIGGSVKGDPATTLIPPTVAGYKKFDLYPSAGNKGDIAKAKEHLTKCGQPKGFKTTLTARSDRPDEITAATQLQNSLKKIGITAEIKQFPANKYFTDFAGVPDWVHKNNAGMMMMQWGADWPTGFGFLDQIVNGSAIKPSGGTNLMELNDKGINDLLVKGIGTVDTTARNAAWGEVDQKVMENGSVVPLVYRKNLLYRPDSAANVTVTDAYLGMYDYVLMTSTK